In the genome of Ignavibacteriales bacterium, one region contains:
- a CDS encoding DUF1049 domain-containing protein, producing MKAKIITLLIVLLILIIFISLNTHLVEINFLFGKFQMSAIILISISLLIGLIIGFILNKIIEKPRVRQENIRKDNNSDLK from the coding sequence ATGAAAGCAAAGATCATCACACTTCTGATTGTTCTTCTCATTCTCATAATTTTTATTTCGCTTAATACACATCTGGTTGAGATTAATTTTCTGTTCGGTAAGTTTCAGATGTCAGCAATAATACTTATATCAATTTCATTACTCATTGGACTTATTATCGGATTCATACTTAACAAAATAATTGAGAAACCCCGGGTGAGGCAGGAAAATATCCGGAAGGATAACAATAGTGATTTAAAATAG
- the infB gene encoding translation initiation factor IF-2: MSETKEKKLRVYKLASEINLSAENLVEFLQKKGHDVKSHMSMLTEAMINDINDHFKKDIEKAEKHYKKIAEFNKKRTEKSQAEEPKVTESVAIEQEKEPELPEVKIETIEPEVEKAPDIPETPEIKEEQEEEHIQAKTEIPEDVKTDQVASESEQKQFVTPKETEANKKRGLTVVGKIDLEPKEKKTEVKTAQKEETSSSQEEVVKKKKKPKTRKKPTENVVEELPAAKKKKKIKRFEIDQNEVKEAIRKTLLSMDDTAASGRAIQRKKKRKEREAEEERRLEQKTLDQTKIRVTEYIAVNELANLMGVPVGDVISKCIGLGLMVSINQRLDLETITLVADEFGFQIELQEEYTAQALEDTPDEPENLKFRPPVVTIMGHVDHGKTSLLDYIRRTNVVAGEAGGITQHIGAYRVNVGNDKFITFLDTPGHEAFTAMRARGAQLTDIVVLVVAADDAVMPQTVEAINHAQAANVPIVIAINKVDKPGSNIDRIKQQLAERKVLVEEWGGKYQCVELSAKTGLNVDKLLETILLEAEILELKANPDRYARGAVVESELDKGRGITGTILVQKGTLKIGDPFVAGIYQGKVRAMFDERGNKVFIAPPSTPVLVLGFEGAPQAGDTFVVVESERVAREVGIKRQQLKREQDQKQVHHITLDEISKQISIGGVKELALIVKGDVDGSVEALSDSLMRLSNEEVIVRVIHKGVGGISESDVLLASASNAIIIGFHVRPNLNARKLAETQKVDIRLYSVIYDAINEVKSALEGLLSPVLSEEVVATLEIRDTFKVPKFGTVAGCYVQEGKITRNSKVRIIRDGIVIHEGEIGTLKRFKDDVREVDAGYECGLNVANYNDVKVGDIIEAFKIVETKKKLT; this comes from the coding sequence ATGTCCGAAACCAAAGAGAAAAAACTTAGAGTGTATAAACTTGCATCTGAAATAAATCTTTCAGCAGAAAATCTTGTTGAATTCCTTCAGAAAAAAGGACACGATGTTAAGTCTCATATGTCAATGCTTACTGAAGCAATGATAAATGATATCAATGATCATTTTAAAAAAGATATAGAGAAAGCAGAAAAACATTACAAGAAGATTGCGGAGTTTAATAAAAAGAGGACGGAAAAATCCCAGGCGGAAGAACCAAAGGTAACGGAATCCGTAGCGATAGAACAGGAAAAGGAGCCGGAACTTCCTGAAGTAAAAATTGAAACCATTGAGCCTGAAGTTGAAAAAGCTCCGGATATTCCTGAAACTCCTGAAATAAAAGAAGAGCAGGAAGAAGAACACATTCAGGCAAAGACAGAAATTCCTGAAGATGTAAAAACGGATCAGGTTGCTTCAGAGTCTGAACAGAAACAATTTGTTACTCCCAAAGAAACAGAGGCTAATAAAAAACGCGGACTAACGGTTGTAGGAAAAATCGATCTGGAACCGAAAGAGAAAAAAACCGAAGTAAAGACTGCTCAGAAAGAAGAAACATCTTCTTCGCAGGAAGAAGTTGTAAAGAAAAAGAAAAAACCGAAGACGAGAAAAAAACCAACCGAAAATGTAGTTGAAGAACTGCCTGCAGCAAAAAAGAAAAAGAAAATAAAAAGATTTGAAATAGATCAGAACGAAGTAAAAGAAGCAATACGTAAAACACTTCTCAGTATGGATGACACGGCTGCATCGGGACGCGCAATTCAGAGAAAGAAAAAACGTAAAGAACGTGAAGCTGAAGAAGAGAGAAGACTGGAACAGAAAACTCTTGATCAGACGAAGATCAGGGTTACTGAGTATATAGCTGTTAATGAACTTGCAAATTTGATGGGAGTTCCGGTTGGTGATGTAATTTCCAAATGTATCGGGCTCGGATTGATGGTTTCTATTAATCAAAGGTTGGATCTTGAGACAATAACATTAGTCGCCGATGAATTTGGTTTCCAGATAGAACTTCAGGAAGAATATACTGCACAGGCTCTTGAAGATACACCAGATGAACCGGAAAATTTGAAATTCCGTCCACCGGTTGTTACAATAATGGGTCACGTTGATCATGGAAAAACTTCATTACTTGATTATATAAGAAGAACAAATGTTGTAGCTGGTGAAGCTGGTGGAATTACACAGCACATAGGCGCATACAGGGTTAATGTTGGCAATGATAAATTTATAACTTTCCTAGACACTCCCGGTCACGAAGCATTTACTGCAATGCGTGCACGCGGTGCACAACTCACAGATATAGTAGTGCTTGTGGTTGCTGCAGATGATGCTGTAATGCCGCAGACAGTCGAAGCAATCAATCACGCACAGGCAGCCAATGTTCCAATCGTTATAGCGATAAATAAAGTAGATAAACCCGGCTCCAACATCGACAGGATTAAACAGCAGTTAGCAGAACGCAAAGTGCTTGTTGAAGAATGGGGCGGAAAATATCAGTGTGTTGAACTATCAGCTAAGACCGGACTTAACGTTGATAAACTTCTTGAAACAATTTTACTTGAAGCGGAAATACTTGAACTGAAAGCAAATCCTGACAGGTATGCACGCGGTGCAGTTGTTGAATCAGAACTTGATAAAGGGAGAGGAATAACCGGAACTATTCTTGTTCAGAAAGGAACACTTAAAATTGGTGATCCATTTGTTGCCGGAATTTACCAGGGTAAAGTAAGAGCTATGTTTGATGAACGAGGCAACAAAGTGTTTATTGCGCCTCCTTCAACACCTGTACTTGTACTTGGATTTGAAGGCGCACCACAAGCCGGCGATACATTTGTAGTTGTGGAATCCGAAAGAGTCGCTCGTGAAGTTGGAATCAAACGTCAGCAATTAAAACGTGAACAGGATCAGAAGCAGGTACACCACATTACACTTGATGAAATTTCAAAACAGATCAGCATCGGCGGTGTAAAAGAACTGGCACTTATAGTAAAAGGTGACGTTGACGGTTCTGTTGAAGCACTATCCGATTCTTTAATGCGGCTTTCTAATGAAGAAGTCATAGTGCGCGTAATTCATAAAGGCGTTGGTGGAATATCTGAAAGTGATGTTCTTTTAGCTTCAGCTTCAAACGCAATTATTATTGGTTTCCACGTTCGTCCAAATCTTAACGCCAGGAAACTTGCGGAAACACAAAAGGTCGATATAAGACTTTACAGTGTTATCTATGATGCAATCAATGAAGTTAAATCAGCTCTTGAAGGTTTATTATCCCCGGTACTTTCTGAAGAAGTTGTTGCAACACTTGAAATTCGTGATACTTTCAAAGTCCCGAAATTCGGAACGGTTGCAGGATGTTATGTACAGGAAGGAAAGATTACCAGGAACAGCAAAGTGCGTATTATCCGCGATGGTATTGTAATACACGAAGGTGAGATAGGAACACTTAAGCGATTCAAGGATGATGTACGTGAAGTTGATGCCGGCTACGAGTGCGGATTAAATGTTGCCAATTATAATGATGTTAAAGTCGGCGACATAATAGAAGCATTTAAAATTGTGGAGACTAAAAAGAAACTTACATAA
- the rpsO gene encoding 30S ribosomal protein S15 translates to MTKEEKVQLIKKFGKNEKDSGKPEVQIALITKHINDLTEHFSTHKKDHHSRRGLMMMVGKRRRLLDYLMKKDIERYRAIIKELNIRK, encoded by the coding sequence ATGACCAAAGAGGAAAAAGTACAGTTAATCAAAAAGTTTGGAAAGAATGAGAAAGACTCCGGCAAACCGGAAGTGCAGATAGCATTAATTACCAAGCATATTAATGATCTTACAGAGCATTTCAGCACACACAAAAAAGATCATCACTCAAGAAGAGGTTTGATGATGATGGTTGGTAAAAGAAGAAGATTGCTCGATTATCTTATGAAAAAAGACATTGAACGTTACAGAGCTATTATTAAAGAATTAAATATCAGGAAATAA
- a CDS encoding sodium-coupled transporter encodes MNVEMIIVFAVIAGAIILFVTEKLPVDMTALIVMAVLLLTGIISAEEGISGFSNQATITVGAMFVVSEALKKTGAVNFLGTISSKLFKNNFWLGLSVTMIAVGLISAFINNTPVVAVFIPILLNVARENKISHSKLLMPLSFASLFGGVCTLVGTSTNILVSSIAKEHNQAPFSMFEFTGLGVVFFVFGMIYMVFFGVKLIPQRTLAEDLTQKFRMSDYLTDIVLLPNAKSVGTSLKASPLIRELEIDVLEVIRNGQRLLRPLPEIILEANDVLRVRCDVSIIQKIKDRVGVVLKSDMKLSQKDFTAENLLLVEAIIAPNSTLIAKTIKTSNFRNKFKANALALRHRGQLLQTGFVDTLLNAGDSVLIEVRKENYNDIKNDPNFVIVSNIEYIKFRKRKIIPALLIIAGIITSATLGWLPIMISAIIGCILLVLTKSLTLEEAYKSIEWNVIFLLGGILSLGIALEKTGTASFISGQIIEVLGSLGPVAILAALYLLTSFLTETMSNNATAILVAPIAIGIAESLGVSARPFLIAVMFAASASFMTPVGYQTNTMIFGVGQYKFADFLRVGTPLNILFWILASILIPIFFPF; translated from the coding sequence ATGAACGTTGAGATGATAATTGTTTTTGCTGTAATTGCCGGAGCTATAATTCTGTTTGTAACAGAAAAACTGCCCGTTGATATGACGGCATTGATTGTCATGGCGGTTCTTCTGCTTACCGGGATAATTAGCGCCGAGGAGGGAATTTCCGGATTCAGCAATCAGGCAACGATTACAGTCGGAGCGATGTTTGTTGTCAGTGAGGCTTTAAAGAAAACCGGCGCGGTAAATTTCCTCGGAACAATTTCATCTAAGTTGTTTAAAAATAATTTCTGGCTGGGGCTTTCGGTTACTATGATAGCGGTTGGGCTTATTTCAGCTTTTATAAACAACACTCCTGTGGTCGCGGTATTTATTCCTATACTGCTGAATGTAGCACGAGAGAATAAAATAAGTCATTCAAAACTACTTATGCCTCTTTCCTTTGCATCACTGTTTGGCGGAGTATGTACTCTTGTAGGGACCTCTACAAATATTCTTGTCAGTTCAATTGCGAAAGAACATAACCAGGCTCCTTTCAGTATGTTTGAATTCACGGGACTCGGAGTAGTATTTTTTGTCTTCGGTATGATCTATATGGTTTTCTTCGGAGTTAAGTTGATTCCGCAGCGGACGCTTGCTGAAGATCTTACTCAAAAGTTCAGAATGAGTGATTACCTTACTGATATAGTTTTGCTTCCCAATGCAAAATCTGTCGGAACGAGTTTGAAAGCTTCACCGCTGATCAGAGAACTTGAAATAGATGTGCTGGAAGTAATAAGGAACGGGCAGCGGCTGCTTAGACCTTTACCTGAAATAATTCTTGAAGCAAACGATGTTTTAAGAGTAAGGTGTGATGTAAGTATAATTCAGAAAATAAAGGACAGGGTCGGGGTTGTTCTTAAATCTGATATGAAACTATCTCAAAAAGATTTTACCGCTGAAAATCTATTACTAGTTGAAGCGATCATCGCACCAAATTCCACCTTGATCGCCAAGACTATTAAAACTTCAAACTTCAGAAATAAATTTAAAGCAAATGCTTTAGCATTGAGGCACAGGGGTCAGCTTCTTCAAACAGGTTTTGTTGATACATTGTTAAATGCAGGAGATTCTGTTCTTATTGAAGTAAGGAAAGAAAATTATAACGATATAAAAAATGATCCGAACTTTGTTATTGTTTCTAATATCGAATATATAAAATTCAGAAAACGAAAAATCATTCCGGCACTATTGATTATAGCAGGGATTATTACATCAGCAACACTTGGATGGCTGCCAATAATGATAAGTGCTATAATTGGTTGCATTCTTCTTGTTCTTACTAAAAGTCTTACTCTTGAAGAAGCTTATAAATCCATTGAATGGAATGTTATTTTTTTATTGGGAGGAATACTATCACTCGGCATTGCTCTTGAAAAAACTGGTACTGCATCTTTTATTTCAGGGCAGATCATCGAGGTTTTGGGTTCACTTGGACCTGTCGCCATTCTTGCAGCTTTATATTTGCTCACATCATTTTTAACCGAAACAATGTCAAATAACGCAACTGCTATTTTGGTTGCCCCAATTGCTATCGGAATCGCTGAATCATTGGGAGTAAGCGCAAGACCCTTTTTAATAGCAGTTATGTTCGCTGCTTCAGCAAGTTTTATGACGCCGGTCGGTTACCAGACTAATACAATGATATTTGGTGTGGGGCAATACAAGTTTGCGGATTTCTTAAGAGTGGGAACTCCGCTCAATATTTTATTCTGGATACTGGCTTCCATTCTCATTCCAATTTTCTTTCCGTTCTGA
- the nusA gene encoding transcription termination factor NusA: MNFDIVESFAQMVREKGIDKDVLAGILEEIFGLLVRKKYGEEAKYDVVVNMDRGDIEIFLEREIVDAVENPNLQVSIEEVNRRGNDEELEVGDDYVEKIELASLGRRLITLAKQSLNQKIREIEKEIVYNEYKELLGEIVVGDIYQIRKNDILVNHNKNELLLPRPEQIPYERYKKGETIRAIVKEVKKGASGPLIIISRADNMFLRRLFEIEIPEIYDGIIEIKGIAREPGERAKIAVESQDNRIDAVGACVGMKGVRIHAIVRELNNENIDVVNFSDEPLVFIQRALAPAKLKKIELDTDARKAVVTADSDQVSLIVGRNGVNIRLAMRLTGYEIEILREEKPFEEYEEDIELIDLKEELGAEIYELLINHRYDTAIEVLTAGPEKLKEIEGLDEEKINEILEIIKAQFEEEE, from the coding sequence ATGAATTTCGATATTGTTGAATCCTTTGCCCAGATGGTAAGGGAAAAGGGGATTGACAAAGATGTTCTTGCCGGCATACTGGAAGAAATATTCGGTTTGCTTGTTAGAAAGAAATATGGTGAAGAAGCAAAGTATGATGTTGTTGTGAACATGGACAGGGGCGATATCGAAATATTCCTTGAAAGAGAAATAGTTGATGCTGTTGAAAACCCGAATCTGCAGGTAAGCATTGAAGAAGTTAACCGGCGCGGTAATGACGAAGAACTGGAAGTCGGTGATGATTATGTGGAAAAAATTGAACTGGCTTCTCTTGGCAGACGATTAATTACTCTTGCTAAACAAAGTCTTAACCAGAAGATCAGAGAAATCGAAAAAGAAATAGTTTATAACGAATACAAAGAACTGCTTGGTGAAATTGTAGTCGGCGATATTTACCAGATAAGAAAAAATGATATTCTGGTAAACCACAATAAAAACGAATTACTTTTACCTCGTCCTGAACAAATTCCTTACGAGAGATACAAAAAAGGCGAAACAATAAGAGCAATTGTTAAAGAAGTTAAGAAGGGAGCGAGTGGTCCGCTGATCATAATTTCAAGAGCTGACAATATGTTCTTACGCCGGCTTTTTGAAATTGAAATTCCCGAAATCTATGATGGAATAATCGAGATCAAAGGCATTGCCCGCGAACCCGGTGAAAGAGCAAAGATTGCAGTTGAATCACAGGACAACAGAATAGATGCCGTTGGTGCCTGCGTCGGTATGAAAGGCGTAAGGATTCACGCAATTGTAAGAGAGTTGAATAATGAAAATATAGATGTTGTAAACTTCAGCGATGAACCGTTAGTGTTTATACAAAGAGCACTGGCACCAGCCAAATTGAAAAAGATTGAACTGGATACTGATGCAAGGAAAGCAGTTGTAACCGCTGACAGCGACCAGGTATCACTTATTGTTGGAAGGAACGGAGTTAATATAAGGCTCGCTATGAGGTTAACAGGTTATGAAATAGAAATTCTGCGTGAAGAAAAACCATTTGAAGAATATGAAGAAGATATCGAACTAATTGACCTTAAAGAAGAACTCGGCGCAGAGATCTATGAACTGCTTATTAACCATCGTTATGATACTGCAATAGAAGTTCTTACGGCTGGTCCGGAAAAACTGAAAGAAATAGAAGGACTTGATGAAGAAAAGATAAACGAAATTCTTGAAATCATTAAAGCCCAGTTTGAGGAAGAAGAGTAA
- a CDS encoding bifunctional riboflavin kinase/FAD synthetase, with protein sequence MKIYEDLSRVTKDKKTVITLGTFDGIHCGHRKILETVKSKAVSINGRSFLITFNPHPRYVLSGNNRPGLLTTHREKIDLLKSSGIENILVINFTPEFSQLSPESFVKDFMVEGLGLSEIIIGTDHHFGKGRGGDIQTLKEMGNHYGFVVDSVEPLSIDGEIVSSTKIRKAISEGDILKANKFLGRKYSFSGRVVEGDKRGRKLGFPTANIKMESSEKLLPALGIYVVEFILSDIKYYGLLSVGKRPTFYASGETIPEVYVFDFDHEIYGSFVTVNLIERLRGEEKFSSAEELISQMNKDKENGLKILESLVN encoded by the coding sequence ATGAAAATATATGAGGATTTGTCCCGGGTTACTAAAGACAAGAAAACAGTAATTACTTTAGGAACTTTTGATGGAATACATTGCGGGCATAGAAAAATTCTTGAAACTGTTAAGAGTAAAGCCGTATCAATTAACGGAAGAAGTTTTCTGATCACATTTAATCCTCATCCAAGATATGTTCTTTCAGGTAATAACAGACCGGGACTTTTAACAACACACCGGGAAAAGATAGACCTTCTGAAATCGTCCGGCATCGAAAACATACTTGTAATTAATTTTACTCCTGAGTTTTCCCAGCTTTCACCCGAATCCTTTGTTAAAGATTTTATGGTTGAAGGATTAGGCTTATCAGAAATTATAATCGGAACCGATCATCATTTCGGCAAAGGTAGAGGCGGTGATATCCAGACTCTGAAGGAAATGGGAAATCATTACGGTTTTGTTGTCGATTCAGTTGAGCCTTTAAGTATTGATGGAGAAATTGTTAGCAGCACTAAAATAAGAAAAGCTATTTCTGAAGGCGATATTTTGAAGGCGAATAAATTTCTCGGCAGAAAATATTCTTTCAGCGGAAGAGTTGTTGAAGGAGATAAAAGAGGAAGGAAACTTGGATTTCCTACTGCGAATATAAAAATGGAATCAAGCGAGAAACTTCTTCCGGCACTCGGTATCTATGTTGTTGAATTCATACTTTCTGATATTAAATATTATGGATTGTTGAGTGTTGGAAAAAGACCAACGTTTTATGCTTCAGGCGAAACAATTCCTGAAGTTTATGTTTTTGATTTTGACCATGAAATTTACGGTAGTTTCGTTACCGTAAATCTTATTGAAAGACTGAGGGGTGAAGAAAAATTTTCTTCTGCGGAGGAACTAATCAGTCAGATGAATAAGGATAAAGAAAACGGATTAAAAATTTTAGAAAGCTTAGTTAATTAA
- the pnp gene encoding polyribonucleotide nucleotidyltransferase — MIVKKEIEIGGKIFSIETGRFARQANGAVMVRYADTMVLVTAVAAEEAKEDQDFFPLQVEYREKTSAAGKFPGGYIKREGRPSEKEILSARLVDRPIRPLFPDSFKNETQVIAFVLSHDGENDADVLGAVGASAALTISDIPFDGPMAEVRVGRINGEFVINPTHPEIKLSDVELVVAGTSDSIMMVEGESKEVSEVELLDALKFAHDAIKKIIAIQLELRNEIGKPKKIVTAKEIDPELKKAVYDFASEKFKSIVYSVLTKEERSSANKELLLSTKESLAEKFPEQEKVIEEILHDMEKELMRGRILSEGIRLDGRNTKQIRPINIELGLLPRTHGSALFTRGETQSLTTVTLGTKNDEQTVDGLTDEYTKKFMLHYNFPPFSVGEVGRMSGVGRREIGHGNLAERALKMMFPSEEQFPYTVRIISDILESNGSSSMATVCAGSLAMMDGGVPIQKAVAGIAMGLVKENDKFAVLSDILGNEDHLGDMDFKVAGTRDGITAFQMDIKIQGISFEIMETALYQAKEGRFHILGIMDEAISKPNESLSQYAPRLITMKIDQDQIGLVIGPGGKTIQGMQRLFGVDINIDDDGTVNIASPNKESATKCKEYIKKLTATPEVGEIYDGVVTKLMDFGAFVEILPGKEGLLHISQIDNKRVEKVSDFFKPGDKVTVKLLKIENGKYSLSRKELLKENKAENTPSSQN; from the coding sequence ATGATTGTTAAGAAAGAGATAGAAATAGGCGGTAAAATATTTTCAATTGAAACCGGACGTTTTGCACGGCAGGCAAACGGTGCAGTAATGGTTAGATATGCAGATACGATGGTGCTTGTTACTGCAGTTGCCGCAGAAGAAGCCAAAGAAGATCAGGATTTCTTTCCCCTCCAGGTTGAATACAGGGAAAAAACTTCAGCAGCAGGAAAATTTCCCGGCGGTTATATTAAAAGGGAAGGAAGACCATCCGAAAAGGAAATTTTAAGTGCAAGATTAGTAGACCGTCCTATCAGACCGCTCTTTCCTGATTCATTTAAAAACGAAACACAGGTGATTGCATTTGTGTTGTCGCATGACGGAGAAAATGATGCAGATGTTCTCGGTGCAGTTGGGGCATCTGCCGCTTTAACTATTTCGGATATACCTTTTGATGGTCCGATGGCTGAAGTAAGAGTCGGAAGAATAAACGGTGAGTTTGTTATTAACCCCACACATCCTGAAATAAAACTGAGTGATGTTGAACTTGTAGTTGCAGGAACTTCAGACTCAATTATGATGGTTGAAGGCGAATCAAAAGAAGTTAGTGAAGTTGAACTGCTTGACGCTCTGAAGTTCGCGCACGATGCGATTAAAAAAATAATTGCTATTCAGTTAGAACTTAGAAATGAAATTGGCAAACCCAAAAAAATTGTAACTGCTAAAGAGATTGATCCGGAACTTAAAAAAGCAGTGTATGATTTTGCATCCGAAAAATTTAAGAGCATAGTTTACTCTGTTCTTACAAAAGAAGAAAGAAGTTCTGCTAATAAAGAACTGCTTCTTTCAACAAAAGAATCACTCGCTGAAAAATTCCCTGAACAGGAAAAAGTTATAGAAGAAATTCTTCACGATATGGAAAAAGAATTAATGCGCGGCAGAATTCTGAGTGAAGGAATAAGATTGGACGGAAGAAATACAAAACAAATAAGACCAATTAATATTGAACTCGGTTTACTTCCGAGAACTCATGGTTCTGCTTTGTTTACAAGAGGCGAAACACAAAGTTTGACAACGGTTACACTCGGAACAAAAAACGACGAGCAAACTGTTGATGGACTTACTGATGAGTACACAAAAAAATTCATGCTTCATTATAACTTCCCTCCATTCAGTGTTGGTGAAGTCGGTAGGATGAGCGGGGTTGGCAGAAGAGAAATTGGTCATGGAAATCTCGCTGAGCGCGCGTTAAAAATGATGTTCCCTTCAGAAGAACAATTCCCTTATACAGTAAGAATTATTTCAGATATACTTGAATCAAACGGCTCATCTTCAATGGCAACGGTTTGCGCCGGATCACTTGCTATGATGGATGGCGGTGTTCCGATTCAAAAAGCAGTTGCAGGCATTGCAATGGGACTTGTTAAAGAGAATGATAAATTTGCTGTTCTCTCCGACATACTTGGTAATGAAGATCATCTTGGTGATATGGACTTTAAAGTTGCCGGAACAAGAGATGGAATTACAGCTTTCCAGATGGATATAAAGATTCAGGGAATTTCATTTGAAATTATGGAAACAGCACTTTACCAGGCAAAAGAAGGAAGATTCCATATACTCGGAATAATGGATGAAGCAATCAGCAAACCAAACGAATCATTATCTCAATACGCACCAAGATTAATCACAATGAAGATAGACCAGGATCAAATAGGTCTTGTCATTGGTCCCGGCGGAAAAACTATACAGGGAATGCAAAGGTTATTCGGTGTTGATATTAATATTGATGATGACGGAACTGTTAACATCGCTTCACCAAATAAAGAAAGCGCCACAAAGTGCAAGGAGTATATTAAAAAGTTAACGGCGACTCCGGAAGTTGGAGAAATCTACGATGGCGTTGTTACGAAGTTAATGGACTTTGGCGCCTTTGTTGAAATTCTTCCCGGTAAAGAGGGATTGCTGCACATTTCACAAATTGATAACAAACGTGTTGAAAAAGTTTCTGATTTTTTCAAACCTGGAGATAAAGTAACAGTTAAGCTTTTAAAGATTGAAAACGGAAAGTATTCATTAAGCAGAAAAGAACTGCTTAAAGAGAATAAAGCAGAGAATACGCCGTCTTCACAAAACTGA
- the rbfA gene encoding 30S ribosome-binding factor RbfA — translation MSHRIDKVENLIKEEISLIFLYKLQDPDFGFLTITNVKVSPDLKIAKVYISVFEKEKREAALEKVRSKAGFIRSELASRLTIKFTPELKFFMDESLDYVEKIEGLIKKIHEEDDNKGNGGPVQS, via the coding sequence ATGTCTCACAGAATTGATAAAGTAGAAAATCTCATCAAAGAAGAAATCAGCCTGATATTTTTATATAAACTGCAGGATCCTGATTTCGGCTTTTTAACAATTACAAATGTGAAAGTAAGCCCTGACCTGAAGATCGCAAAAGTTTACATCTCGGTTTTTGAAAAGGAAAAACGGGAAGCAGCACTTGAAAAAGTAAGATCAAAAGCAGGATTTATCAGATCGGAACTTGCATCACGTCTGACAATAAAATTCACGCCCGAACTAAAATTCTTTATGGATGAATCGCTGGACTATGTTGAAAAAATCGAAGGTCTTATAAAAAAGATACACGAAGAAGATGATAACAAAGGAAACGGTGGACCAGTACAGTCCTGA
- the truB gene encoding tRNA pseudouridine(55) synthase TruB, translating into MITKETVDQYSPDFTSGEIILIDKPLRWTSFKVVHKIRKAAGVKKVGHAGTLDPLATGLLIVCTGRKTKEIISFQDLEKKYTGTITLGKTSPSMDLETEVTDHIGLDGIEAEKIIKVKENFVGRIMQKPPMYSALKVGGKTLYKMARKGKTVERDEREVVVSEFNVTGINLPDINFEIRCSKGTYIRVIANDLGERLGCGGILSSLRRTEIGDFSVNSALTMEEFNKHFLTINA; encoded by the coding sequence ATGATAACAAAGGAAACGGTGGACCAGTACAGTCCTGATTTTACTTCCGGAGAAATAATACTAATCGATAAACCCTTAAGATGGACTTCATTCAAAGTTGTTCATAAAATCCGCAAAGCAGCAGGAGTAAAAAAAGTCGGACACGCGGGAACACTTGATCCCCTTGCAACAGGTCTGCTTATAGTCTGCACCGGAAGAAAAACAAAAGAGATAATTTCATTCCAGGATCTGGAAAAAAAATACACCGGAACAATTACACTTGGTAAAACCTCACCATCTATGGACCTTGAAACAGAAGTAACCGACCACATAGGTTTGGACGGCATTGAGGCAGAGAAAATCATTAAGGTCAAAGAAAATTTTGTCGGAAGAATCATGCAAAAACCCCCTATGTATTCGGCTTTGAAGGTGGGTGGTAAAACACTTTACAAAATGGCTCGTAAAGGAAAGACAGTTGAAAGAGATGAGAGAGAAGTAGTAGTATCAGAGTTTAACGTTACCGGTATTAATCTACCTGATATAAATTTTGAGATAAGATGTTCCAAAGGTACATACATAAGAGTCATTGCTAATGATCTTGGTGAAAGACTTGGATGCGGCGGAATTTTAAGTTCATTGAGAAGAACTGAAATTGGTGACTTCTCGGTCAATTCTGCTTTAACTATGGAAGAGTTTAACAAACATTTTTTAACCATTAATGCCTGA